Proteins encoded in a region of the Anopheles aquasalis chromosome 2, idAnoAquaMG_Q_19, whole genome shotgun sequence genome:
- the LOC126581787 gene encoding uncharacterized protein LOC126581787, translating into MTHQQRRGAPVECPLASLGRNTPSMDTRQYHHPLSSSPLDPQAYQMSRSSPILALDSSDLDYVPNGTGGKVDQGGSLTDGPVPDSGRNGAGPGGGVGPSNGGGGGGSLLSRSSSSSLDQSGPYMHPPPPPNGHHVAHRRDYRHIRPRTYTPIDALLTSTYHHQQQQQQQQQQNGRLSPVLRVPQGGYHHPDEPPSHGLGGLSEADRYFLEEKMDALYIQGAIRRNANATPSSLTRNQSSSSNNTERYYLENENIDAIYNFCRRNVNGGSGHSVHNVSSKASSAAQSQVDCLDSSSPHLLRRASSPETSGSDRYLLDRIRGSPAFHSPRGTHLKVVGSTDFVDGRIPLTKSQHFTDGLSRYGRFSPNLDQGYHTLVSPSPSGQQQSTIPSSWSNHRAGDGATSTSSSHGSPGCQTGPPTSGNGSSSSGSGGVSNGAIGTTTILTSLSKAHGGGGGGGASGTGSYRAGPLFDRITDELMVRIFEWLDSSELCNIARVCRRFESVIWNPTLWKVIKIKGEDNSGDRAIKTILRRLCGQTRNGACPGVERVLLADGCRLTDKGLQLLSRRCPEITHLQIQNSVTITNQALSDLVTKCTNLQHLDITGCAQITCININPGLEPPRRLLLQYLDLTDCASISDAGIKVIARNCPLLVYLYLRRCIQVTDAGLKFIPNFCIALRELSVSDCTSVTDFGLYELAKLGATLRYLSVAKCDQVSDAGLKVIARRCYKLRYLNARGCEAVSDDSINVLARSCPRLRALDIGKCDVSDAGLRALAESCPNLKKLSLRNCDMITDRGIQCIAYYCRGLQQLNIQDCQISIEGYRAVKKYCKRCIIEHTNPGFC; encoded by the exons ATGACACATCAACAACGGCGTGGGGCACCGGTCGAGTGTCCACTGGCATCGTTGGGCCGTAATACGCCCTCGATGGACACCCGGCAGTACCACCATCCGCTCAGCTCGAGTCCACTCGATCCGCAGGCCTACCAGATGTCACGCAGCTCGCCCATACTCGCCCTCGACTCATCCGACCTTGATTACGTCCCAAATGGCACTGGTGGCAAGGTGGACCAAGGTGGATCCCTCACCGATGGTCCCGTGCCGGATAGTGGTCGGAATGGTGCGggtcccggtggtggagtAGGACCTAGTAATGGAGGCGGCGGTGGGGGATCTTTACTCTCACGCAGTTCCTCCTCTTCGCTGGATCAAAGTGGCCCCTACATgcatcctccaccaccacccaatgGTCATCACGTGGCCCATCGGAGAGACTATCGGCATATTCGGCCACGGACGTACACACCGATCGATGCCCTACTGACCAGCAcctaccatcatcagcaacagcagcagcagcagcagcaacaaaatggTCGTCTTTCGCCGGTGTTGCGTGTACCGCAGGGTGGCTACCATCATCCTGACGAACCACCATCGCACGGACTCGGTGGTCTCTCCGAAGCCGATCGGTACTTTCTGGAGGAAAAGATGGACGCGCTCTACATTCAAGGTGCCATCCGGCGCAACGCCAACGCTACCCCGTCCAGCTTAACGCGCAACCaatccagtagcagcaacaacaccgagCGGTACTACCTCGAGAACGAAAACATTGACGCCATTTACAACTTTTGTCGACGCAACGTgaacggtggcagtggccacaGTGTCCACAATGTGTCCTCGAAAGCCTCGTCGGCGGCTCAATCCCAGGTGGATTGTCTCGACTCCAGCTCACCGCATCTGCTCCGGCGTGCCTCGAGCCCGGAAACGAGTGGTTCTGATCGGTACCTGCTCGATCGGATACGTGGTTCACCGGCATTCCACAGTCCCCGGGGGACGCACCTGAAGGTGGTCGGGTCCACAGATTTCGTTGATGGCAG GATTCCTCTCACCAAATCGCAACACTTTACCGATGGACTGTCGAGGTACGGGCGGTTCTCACCGAATCTGGACCAAGGCTATCACACGCTGGTATCACCTTCACCCTCGGGTCAGCAACAATCGACGATACCGAGCTCGTGGAGCAATCACCGGGCCGGTGATGGAGCTACGTCGACCTCCTCGAGCCACGGTAGTCCCGGTTGTCAAACGGGGCCTCCAACATCgggcaacggcagcagttcCAGCGGTTCCGGAGGCGTATCGAACGGAGCAATCGGAACGACCACCATACTAACCAGTCTGAGCAAAGCGcatggaggtggtggcggtggtggtgccagtggtacGGGATCGTATCGAGCGGGGCCCCTCTTTGATCGGATCACCGACGAGCTGATGGTGCGCATCTTCGAGTGGCTGGACAGTAGCGAATTGTGCAACATAGCGCGCGTCTGTCGCCGCTTCGAATCGGTCATCTGGAATCCGACGCTCTGGAAGGTCATCAAGATCAAAG GTGAAGACAACAGtggcgatcgtgcgatcaAAACCATCCTCAGGCGACTGTGTGGCCAAACGCGGAACGGAGCGTGTCCGGGGGTTGAGCGTGTCCTGCTTGCTGATGGGTGCCGGTTGACGGATAAGGGACTACAGCTTCTATCACGCCGATGCCCGGAGATAACGCACCTGCAGATACAGAACAGCGTTACCATCACGAACCAGGCACTGTCCGATCTGGTCACCAAGTGTACAAACTTACAGCATCTAGATATAACTG GCTGTGCGCAGATCACGTGCATCAACATTAACCCAGGGCTGGAACCACCGCGACGATTACTGCTGCAATACCTAGACCTAACGGACTGTGCGTCGATCAGTGACGCCGGAATCAAAGTGATCGCACGCAACTGTCCACTGCTGGTGTATCTTTATCTCCGACGGTGCATCCAGGTGACCG ATGCTGGCCTGAAGTTCATCCCCAATTTCTGTATCGCTCTACGGGAACTGAGCGTTTCGGATTGTACCAGTGTGACGGATTTTGGGTTGTACGAGCTGGCGAAGCTGGGTGCGACATTGCGGTACCTCTCGGTGGCCAAGTGTGACCAAGTTTCGGATGCGGGCCTCAAGGTGATCGCTCGAAGGTGCTACAAGCTGCGGTATTTGAATGCACGCGGCTGTGAGGCGGTTAGTGATGATTCGATCAACGTGCTCGCTCGGTCCTGTCCACGGTTGCGGGCCCTCGATATTGGCAAGTGTGACGTGAGTGATGCGGGGCTGCGTGCCCTAGCCGAGAGCTGCCCCAATCTGAAGAAGCTCAGCCTCCGGAACTGTGATATGATCACCGATCGAGGGATACAGTGCATCGCGTACTACTGCCGAGGGTTGCAGCAGCTCAACATCCAGGACTGCCAGATATCGATCGAGGGCTACCGGGCGGTCAAGAAGTACTGCAAACGGTGCATTATCGAGCACACGAATCCCGGCTTCTGCTAG
- the LOC126569033 gene encoding mitochondrial import inner membrane translocase subunit Tim16: MAKYIAQIIVLGGQIIGKAFTRALKQEIAASQEAAKRAGGGQQGQNRAAANLRTGMTLEEAQDILNVTKLDPAEVQKNYEHLFQVNDKAKGGSFYLQSKVFRAKERIDQELKAQKPPETEKTDPGTQPEK; the protein is encoded by the exons ATGGCCAAGTACATAGCTCAGATCATCGTGCTGGGGGGACAAATCATCGGAAAAGCCTTCACGCGGGCACTGAAACAAGAGATAGCGGCGTCACAAGAAGCCGCGAAGCGAGCCGGCGGTGGACAACAGGGACAAAACCGGGCCGCAGCGAACCTCAGGACAG GAATGACGCTGGAAGAGGCACAGGATATTTTGAATGTTACCAAACTCGATCCGGCAGAGGTGCAGAAGAACTACGAGCACCTCTTTCAGGTGAACGACAAGGCGAAGGGTGGTTCGTTTTACCTGCAGTCGAAGGTGTTCCGCGCCAAGGAGCGAATAGACCAGGAACTGAAGGCTCAAAAACCTCCAGAAACCGAGAAAACGGATCCCGGAACACAACCCGAAAAGTGA
- the LOC126569034 gene encoding uncharacterized protein LOC126569034, giving the protein MEDAETLNYLFKELRYLQEMEKTLHSMIEKINQQLNQRMVEELDLKSRDAQVTVGVNPSNDPVEAEPACSSDINKQQLDLSVNSKKCFNLLWEEEDDEED; this is encoded by the exons ATGGAGGACGCGGAAACGTTGAACTATCTGTTCAAGGAACTGCGCTATTTGCAAGAGATGGAGAAAACACTGCACTCGATGATTGAAAAGATCAACCAGCAGCTCAATCAGCGAATG GTAGAAGAACTGGATCTTAAATCCCGCGACGCACAGGTGACGGTGGGGGTCAATCCGAGCAACGATCCTGTTGAAGCCGAACCGGCCTGCTCCAGCGatatcaacaaacaacagctgGATCTATCGGTGAACAGTAAAAAGTGCTTCAACCTTCTttgggaggaagaggacgacgaggaagactAG
- the LOC126569032 gene encoding transmembrane protein 169, protein MVGLTADDMVLRTAQHQQPSPIRQPVQSLSGPVFIPPKKRQAGKKANHSNHIDHIVNVQGTRKEWDLTPEREDCRKTKRWNSEEIIEIKASAKAVAPNHTNGTNEDEDDLNELQQFHPLKDSSTVTPSSISESSLDRKSSKSAELLTGGSGKRSKKRVNIRTDLDEIDHRRSPSAICNYEDLESGETSVLNAELDDQQSLDRYNTNRSYGSSADNYLTMTGTIKRGRKKGQSIDVQLNISREELEHISKQALAAHDETYRAKQGCCTLRTGVHILLLSLLCLPFVTLTAGIYSFYVGTVTWYNMFTYFNEERSYFHKLLMSPLLILAYPLGIVLCTIGLGLYAGFRQLSFHFRSWLNEVSDIEKGFYGWLCSFLHLSDCSPYEVVILTEICPTNAGAGGANEGTGPTAHPTVDGRLHGDSTQINSSTEELSV, encoded by the exons ATGGTGGGTCTAACGGCGGACGATATGGTTTTGCGGAccgcacagcatcagcagccatcGCCCATCCGCCAACCGGTGCAGTCGTTATCCGGCCCGGTCTTCATCCCTCCGAAAAAGCGGCAAGCGGGAAAGAAAGCCAATCACAGCAACCATATCGACCACATCGTAAATGTACAG GGAACCCGTAAGGAATGGGATCTTACACCGGAACGAGAAGACTGCCGCAAGACGAAGCGCTGGAATAGCGAGGAGATAATAGAGATTAAGGCGAGTGCTAAGGCCGTTGCACCGAATCACACCAACGGCACGaacgaggatgaggacgaccTGAACGAACTGCAACAGTTTCACCCACTGAAGGACAGTTCGACCGTTacaccgagcagcatctcGGAAAGCAGCCTCGATCGGAAGTCGAGCAAATCTGCGGAGCTACTAACGGGCGGAAGTGGCAAACGGTCCAAGAAGCGTGTTAACATCCGCACCGATCTCGATGAGATTGACCATCGCAGGTCGCCTTCTGCGATCTGCAACTACGAAGATCTCGAATCCGGTGAGACGAGTGTTTTAAATGCAGAACTCGATGATCAGCAAAGCCTGGATCGCTACAACACGAACCGATCGTATGGGTCCTCGGCCGATAACTATCTCACAATGACCGGTACTATCAAGCGTGGTCGCAAAAAgggccaatcgatcgatgtgcaACTGAACATTTCACGCGAAGAGCTCGAACACATCAGCAAGCAAGCGCTAGCGGCACACGATGAGACTTACCGCGCCAAGCAAGGTTGCTGCACACTGAGGACCGGCGTTCACATACTGCTCCTGTCCCTTCTGTGTCTTCCGTTCGTAACGCTTACGGCAGGAATCTATTCGTTCTACGTGGGGACGGTCACGTGGTACAACATGTTCACGTACTTCAACGAGGAACGGTCGTACTTTCACAAGCTGCTCATGTCTCCGCTGCTAATCCTGGCCTATCCGCTCGGTATTGTCCTGTGCACAATTGGGCTCGGTCTGTACGCAGGCTTCCGGCAGCTCAGCTTCCACTTCCGCTCGTGGTTGAATGAGGTGTCCGATATCGAGAAGGGCTTCTATGGATGGTTGTGTTCCTTTCTACACCTCTCCGATTGCAGCCCGTACGAGGTAGTCATACTGACTGAGATCTGTCCGAcgaatgctggtgctggtggagctaACGAAGGCACCGGGCCAACAGCACATCCGACGGTCGATGGACGATTACACGGTGATTCCACGCAAATCAACTCCTCCACCGAGGAACTGTCGGTTTAA